The proteins below come from a single Agrobacterium vitis genomic window:
- a CDS encoding tape measure protein, producing the protein MATDLEKLVVQLSADIKGYQREMQKAANVTSSQARAIENRLKQMDRRFSTLGTSMARGLIAPLAGISAALTVDSVIHYADAWTSAKNSLAVAGVVGVTQVAVLDQIYSSAQRNAAPIGAMADLFGKAAQSGDALGASQADLLKFTDGVGTALKIEGKSATQAQGALTQLGQLLGSTRVQAEEFNSVNEGARPILIAVANGLSAAGGSVSKLKQLVNDGKVSNQEFFQSFLKGLPTIQGMAANATQTIEQGVTKVNNAFTRYIGQTDESLGASQRLVAGLNALADNFEQTADVVLKLASVIAAALVGRSIALMIANLGLATAAVFRLIAALRAASSMAGIATAISGIGAAAGPLGLIIGGTVVGALALFSSSSAEASQAAKTYAQALTQVQERAKEAATSVEGAANSISERTRNALSGGVEEGKAQIEAAKTAVLDLFTQIIDNAPRRLITEDQLKSLSDLRDGLKEGKVTAAGASDALYALANSNPKFQKLADQLAPLLDRLKEAVAATALLQKQLGDVSTIDPKVASGYGQYSKSRQKGEEMLRIGKAYADEAQRQNTLSKEQLAVEGKIAKIKADLAKKGGILPDDKITSLAIAEVKADERRSDSGKKTAVPRATADDRLDMDIQSIRDRTAALVEEQAAVGQSYREQEKRRMALDLEQQALQDAREEARRNNDENWRTVQLTPEQITKIKAASEAYAEQADILRKVEEAQQRSQQAAQEFYDTAKSAFSDVIMGAESFSDALSGVLKKLGELALNSAFDGLLGGSSATGSGGWLTGLAKAIGFADGGYTGAGGKYEPAGVVHKGEYVFDADAVRKAGGPAGLDAMRKRLKGYSSGGYVGPSAPRIPDLSRAAASKSSAVQISINPVIDNRGASVEAVARQEQAMNKLQKTLPAQIVTAVRDARARGVKI; encoded by the coding sequence ATGGCAACCGATCTCGAAAAGCTTGTCGTGCAGCTTTCGGCCGACATCAAAGGCTATCAGCGCGAGATGCAGAAGGCCGCGAATGTGACCAGTTCACAGGCCCGCGCCATCGAGAACCGCCTGAAGCAAATGGACAGGCGTTTCTCCACACTCGGCACGTCCATGGCACGGGGCCTCATTGCTCCGCTTGCCGGGATCTCGGCCGCACTGACGGTGGATTCCGTCATCCATTATGCTGACGCCTGGACCAGCGCCAAAAACAGCCTGGCGGTGGCCGGCGTCGTGGGCGTCACTCAGGTCGCCGTCCTCGACCAGATTTACAGCTCGGCCCAGCGCAATGCCGCCCCGATTGGTGCCATGGCCGATCTGTTCGGCAAGGCTGCACAATCCGGTGATGCGCTTGGTGCGTCTCAGGCGGATCTGCTGAAGTTCACCGATGGCGTCGGCACGGCACTGAAGATCGAGGGCAAGTCTGCCACGCAAGCGCAGGGTGCGCTGACGCAGCTCGGCCAGCTTCTCGGCTCGACCCGCGTCCAGGCCGAAGAATTCAATTCGGTCAACGAAGGGGCGCGACCGATCCTGATTGCGGTTGCCAACGGCCTCAGCGCTGCCGGCGGTTCTGTCAGCAAGCTCAAGCAATTGGTGAATGATGGCAAAGTGTCCAACCAGGAATTCTTTCAGTCGTTCCTGAAGGGTTTGCCGACCATCCAGGGTATGGCCGCGAATGCCACCCAGACGATTGAACAGGGCGTAACCAAGGTGAACAACGCTTTCACCCGCTATATCGGCCAGACGGATGAAAGCCTCGGCGCGTCCCAGCGCCTGGTGGCTGGATTGAATGCCTTGGCGGATAATTTCGAGCAGACGGCCGATGTCGTCCTGAAGCTCGCCTCTGTCATTGCCGCCGCTCTGGTCGGCCGGTCCATCGCTCTGATGATTGCCAATCTCGGCCTGGCCACAGCGGCAGTTTTCCGGCTGATCGCGGCGCTGCGGGCTGCATCGTCCATGGCCGGTATTGCGACCGCCATCAGTGGCATCGGTGCGGCGGCCGGTCCGCTTGGTCTGATCATCGGCGGCACGGTTGTCGGTGCGCTTGCGCTGTTTTCGTCTTCCTCGGCAGAAGCCAGTCAGGCGGCAAAGACCTATGCGCAGGCGCTTACCCAGGTGCAGGAGCGCGCAAAAGAGGCGGCAACCAGCGTCGAAGGTGCGGCCAACTCGATCAGCGAGCGGACCCGCAACGCGCTTTCAGGTGGCGTCGAAGAAGGGAAAGCCCAGATCGAGGCGGCAAAAACAGCCGTGCTTGATCTCTTCACCCAGATCATCGACAACGCGCCACGCCGCCTTATCACTGAGGACCAGTTGAAGTCGCTTTCGGATCTGCGCGATGGTTTGAAGGAGGGCAAGGTCACCGCAGCCGGTGCAAGCGATGCACTCTATGCGCTGGCCAATTCCAACCCCAAATTCCAGAAACTGGCCGATCAGCTTGCACCACTGCTCGACAGGCTGAAAGAGGCGGTTGCCGCAACGGCGCTTTTGCAAAAGCAGCTTGGCGATGTCTCGACCATCGATCCGAAGGTCGCATCGGGCTATGGTCAGTATTCGAAGTCGCGCCAAAAGGGCGAGGAGATGCTGCGGATCGGCAAGGCCTACGCTGATGAGGCGCAGCGGCAGAACACGCTCTCGAAAGAGCAGCTGGCGGTTGAAGGCAAGATTGCTAAAATCAAGGCTGATCTCGCTAAAAAGGGCGGGATTTTGCCTGATGATAAAATCACATCTTTGGCAATTGCTGAAGTCAAAGCGGATGAGCGGCGCTCCGATTCCGGCAAAAAGACCGCCGTGCCGAGAGCGACGGCAGATGACCGGCTCGACATGGACATCCAGTCGATCCGGGATCGCACGGCAGCTCTGGTCGAGGAACAGGCGGCGGTTGGGCAATCCTACCGTGAACAGGAAAAGCGCCGCATGGCGCTTGATCTCGAACAGCAGGCGCTCCAGGATGCGCGTGAAGAGGCCCGACGCAACAATGATGAGAATTGGCGCACGGTCCAACTGACGCCTGAACAGATCACAAAAATCAAAGCGGCCTCCGAAGCCTATGCCGAGCAGGCCGATATTCTGCGTAAAGTCGAAGAAGCCCAGCAGCGGTCGCAACAGGCAGCACAAGAGTTTTACGATACCGCCAAATCCGCATTCTCGGATGTGATCATGGGGGCGGAAAGCTTTAGCGATGCGCTGTCCGGCGTTCTCAAAAAGCTGGGCGAGTTGGCCTTGAACAGTGCCTTCGACGGCCTGCTCGGCGGATCGTCCGCGACCGGTAGCGGTGGCTGGCTGACCGGCCTTGCCAAGGCGATTGGCTTTGCCGATGGTGGGTATACCGGGGCCGGGGGTAAATATGAACCTGCGGGCGTCGTCCATAAAGGCGAGTATGTCTTTGATGCGGATGCCGTTCGAAAGGCTGGTGGACCGGCTGGCCTGGACGCCATGCGCAAGCGGCTGAAGGGCTATTCCAGCGGCGGCTATGTCGGGCCAAGTGCGCCGCGCATACCGGATCTGTCCAGGGCGGCGGCTAGCAAATCCAGCGCGGTGCAGATCAGCATTAATCCGGTGATCGACAATCGCGGGGCTTCTGTTGAGGCTGTGGCACGACAAGAGCAGGCGATGAACAAGCTGCAAAAGACCTTGCCAGCTCAAATCGTGACTGCGGTGCGCGATGCGCGGGCAAGGGGTGTGAAGATATGA
- a CDS encoding phage tail protein → MAIFSGIAAIVSGVASALGAVSTFIGGMGVIGSTLLKAAVGVGLNYLASAVAGKNTASTASFAVNGQLQSGGTVPRSIIFGMTATAGSLVYANTWGNAGKTPNAYVTQVIALADAPIKSLLVPVVNGVACEIDFDHPHAEYGWPVLDYRKGNTDYLWLKFYDGTQTQADSFLVNRVSSTARPYENTRVGHGVAYVIATSRVNQELFSGFPSFKFVLDGMRLYDPSKDSSVGGNGAQRWNDASTWGGDGDRLPVVQLYALMRGIRWNGQWLYGLQTVTERRLPASHWLAQIGKCRTLIEGADGLEATYRSGAEVQVSAAIQDAAQAMLTACNGRLAEIGGTYKPFIGVSDEPVMSFTDADILSTEEQSFAPFFGLSDTVNGISASYPSPDDAWNMTEAPPLYNGDYEVEDGNRRLLSDVSLDFVPYAAQVQRLMQSALKEARRARRHTISMPPKFGALEPGDIVATSSNRNGYVEKRFRVDGVLDQPNLDVVLDITEVDPTDYSWNQGTDYKPPVTGSVSSGVPAAQPMYGWKAEPATISDANGNPRRPSIKVICAPDQDDVANVWVQVRLKASQMVVFDSNATAYAAPFEWILNGTFLSASLYQARGRFVPYSNRATEWGDWIDVLTHDVRFLAGADYDPYEGAVGLSGLDDDLANLQDWIGAGLRDVQATLEELDARIAGLDLGNAYARQQLRQQIKAVADGVTADWSLAVDVVASANAATVSRVETLTASFNSVTASFTSQITALGNADTALSKRIDTLTASLASSSSSLSSRADALAAADTALSSRVDTLTASLADTKTGLQNTATAVSTLQASVATTNGNVTSVATALTSLTAASASGDVSTANFRMSSMGGPEGYARIGAEARQGGNGGWRSAAWYLDVPNDANLPSRFVVEAGQFLVVAGGNLNNPFVVDGAAVRMNVANIGTVTAGEIRSSNGKMVISLNAGTIVISS, encoded by the coding sequence ATGGCAATCTTTTCTGGCATCGCCGCCATTGTCAGCGGCGTGGCGTCGGCACTTGGCGCGGTCTCAACCTTTATCGGTGGTATGGGCGTCATCGGCTCGACACTGCTGAAGGCTGCGGTCGGCGTTGGCTTGAACTATCTGGCCTCGGCTGTGGCGGGCAAGAACACCGCCTCGACGGCAAGCTTTGCCGTCAATGGGCAATTGCAGTCCGGTGGCACCGTGCCGCGCTCGATCATTTTTGGGATGACGGCGACGGCGGGTTCTTTGGTCTATGCCAATACCTGGGGCAATGCGGGCAAGACACCGAATGCCTATGTCACGCAGGTCATTGCGCTCGCCGATGCGCCGATCAAGTCGCTGCTGGTGCCTGTCGTCAATGGTGTCGCCTGCGAGATCGATTTCGATCATCCGCATGCTGAATACGGCTGGCCGGTTCTCGATTACCGCAAGGGCAATACCGATTACCTCTGGCTCAAGTTTTACGATGGCACGCAGACCCAAGCGGATAGCTTTCTGGTCAATCGCGTCTCGTCCACGGCCAGGCCTTACGAGAATACCCGCGTCGGCCATGGCGTTGCCTATGTGATCGCCACCTCGCGCGTGAACCAGGAGCTGTTTTCCGGCTTTCCTTCGTTCAAGTTCGTGCTGGACGGAATGCGGCTTTATGATCCCTCCAAGGATAGCTCGGTCGGCGGCAATGGTGCGCAGCGCTGGAACGACGCCTCGACCTGGGGCGGCGACGGCGACCGGCTGCCCGTTGTGCAGCTCTATGCCCTGATGCGGGGTATCCGCTGGAACGGTCAATGGCTCTATGGCCTCCAGACCGTGACCGAACGGCGCTTGCCTGCCAGTCACTGGCTTGCCCAGATTGGCAAATGCCGCACCCTGATCGAAGGCGCTGACGGCCTGGAGGCTACCTATCGCTCTGGTGCTGAGGTGCAGGTCAGTGCAGCTATTCAGGATGCGGCGCAAGCGATGCTGACCGCTTGCAACGGGCGGCTTGCCGAGATCGGCGGCACCTATAAGCCGTTTATCGGCGTGTCAGACGAACCGGTTATGAGTTTCACCGACGCCGATATTCTATCCACGGAAGAACAGAGTTTTGCGCCGTTCTTCGGTCTGTCTGATACTGTCAACGGGATCTCCGCGTCCTATCCATCGCCAGACGACGCTTGGAATATGACGGAAGCCCCGCCGCTCTATAACGGCGATTATGAGGTGGAAGACGGCAACCGGCGTCTGCTGTCGGATGTCAGCCTCGACTTCGTGCCTTACGCTGCCCAGGTGCAGCGGCTGATGCAATCGGCCCTGAAGGAAGCCCGTCGCGCCCGTCGTCATACCATTTCGATGCCACCAAAGTTCGGGGCATTGGAGCCGGGGGACATTGTCGCCACGTCCAGTAATCGCAATGGCTATGTCGAGAAGCGGTTTCGGGTGGATGGTGTTCTCGATCAGCCCAACCTTGATGTTGTCCTCGATATCACCGAAGTCGATCCGACCGATTACAGCTGGAACCAGGGCACGGATTATAAGCCACCCGTCACCGGCAGCGTGTCCAGCGGGGTGCCTGCTGCGCAACCGATGTACGGCTGGAAGGCCGAACCGGCGACGATCTCTGACGCCAATGGCAATCCCCGGCGCCCATCCATCAAGGTGATCTGTGCGCCCGATCAGGATGACGTGGCCAATGTCTGGGTGCAGGTGCGCTTGAAGGCAAGCCAGATGGTGGTGTTTGACAGCAATGCCACAGCCTATGCCGCCCCGTTTGAGTGGATCTTGAACGGCACGTTCCTGTCGGCTTCGCTCTATCAGGCGCGGGGCCGGTTCGTGCCTTATTCCAATCGCGCCACCGAATGGGGCGACTGGATCGATGTGCTGACGCATGATGTGCGGTTTCTGGCCGGGGCCGATTATGATCCGTATGAGGGCGCGGTCGGGCTCTCCGGCTTGGATGATGACCTGGCCAATCTCCAGGATTGGATTGGGGCTGGCCTGCGCGATGTCCAGGCAACCCTTGAGGAGCTGGATGCGCGCATTGCCGGTCTGGATCTGGGCAACGCTTATGCCCGCCAGCAATTGCGCCAGCAGATCAAGGCGGTGGCTGATGGCGTGACGGCAGACTGGAGCCTTGCCGTTGATGTGGTGGCCTCAGCCAATGCCGCAACAGTCAGCCGGGTCGAGACGCTGACCGCCAGCTTTAACAGCGTCACGGCGAGTTTTACCTCGCAGATTACCGCGCTTGGCAATGCCGATACAGCTCTTTCAAAGCGCATCGATACCTTGACGGCCTCGCTCGCGTCGTCGTCATCCAGCTTGTCGTCGCGGGCCGATGCGCTGGCGGCAGCAGATACGGCCCTGTCCAGCCGCGTCGATACACTGACCGCCTCGTTGGCTGACACCAAAACAGGGCTCCAAAATACCGCCACTGCCGTCTCGACCCTGCAAGCCAGTGTCGCCACCACCAATGGCAATGTCACATCTGTTGCCACGGCACTGACCTCGCTGACGGCGGCCTCTGCCAGTGGCGATGTCTCCACTGCCAATTTTCGCATGTCGTCCATGGGCGGGCCTGAGGGCTATGCCCGTATTGGTGCGGAGGCGCGGCAGGGCGGCAATGGCGGTTGGCGCAGTGCGGCCTGGTATCTCGATGTCCCCAATGACGCGAACCTGCCCAGCCGGTTCGTGGTCGAGGCTGGGCAATTTTTGGTCGTTGCCGGTGGCAATCTCAATAACCCGTTCGTGGTCGATGGTGCTGCCGTGCGGATGAATGTCGCCAATATCGGCACGGTGACAGCCGGTGAGATCCGTAGCTCGAACGGCAAGATGGTGATTTCCCTTAATGCAGGCACGATTGTGATTTCGTCATGA
- the rfbB gene encoding dTDP-glucose 4,6-dehydratase gives MRVLVTGGAGFIGSAVVRHLVLEKGYDVLNVDKLTYAGTLTSLKSVEANPLYRFLQADICDGQAIASAFASFKPDRVMHLAAESHVDRSITGAKDFVETNVLGTFTMLECARAYWQGLEGASKDGFRFLHVSTDEVYGSLGDEGLFTETTPYDPSSPYSASKAASDHLAKAWARTYGLPVVVSNCSNNYGPFHFPEKLIPLMIINAMEGKPLPVYGNGANIRDWLYVEDHARALDIIAERGQIGETYNVGGRNERRNIDVVTRVCALMDELHPSGTPHEKLIQYVTDRPGHDARYAIDATRLETELGWKAQENFETGIEKTVKWYLENRWWWEPLRQGYDGSRLGLLKAASK, from the coding sequence ATGCGCGTACTTGTAACCGGCGGCGCCGGCTTTATCGGATCGGCTGTTGTGCGGCATCTGGTGCTTGAAAAAGGCTATGACGTCCTGAATGTCGATAAGCTGACCTATGCGGGTACCTTGACCTCGCTGAAATCGGTTGAGGCAAATCCGCTTTACCGGTTCCTTCAGGCCGATATCTGCGACGGCCAGGCGATTGCCTCGGCTTTTGCAAGCTTCAAGCCGGACCGCGTCATGCATCTGGCCGCCGAAAGCCATGTGGATCGCTCGATTACCGGTGCCAAGGATTTCGTCGAGACCAATGTGCTCGGCACGTTCACCATGCTGGAATGCGCCCGCGCCTATTGGCAGGGGCTGGAAGGTGCGAGCAAGGACGGTTTCCGCTTCCTGCATGTCTCGACCGACGAAGTTTATGGATCGCTGGGCGATGAGGGTCTGTTTACCGAAACCACCCCCTATGATCCAAGTTCTCCTTATTCAGCCTCGAAAGCGGCGTCCGACCATCTCGCCAAGGCCTGGGCGCGCACCTACGGCCTGCCGGTGGTGGTGTCGAATTGCTCCAACAATTACGGCCCCTTCCATTTCCCGGAAAAGCTCATTCCGCTGATGATCATCAACGCGATGGAAGGCAAGCCTCTGCCGGTTTACGGTAATGGCGCCAATATCCGTGATTGGCTTTATGTCGAAGACCATGCCAGGGCGCTTGATATCATCGCCGAGCGTGGGCAGATCGGCGAAACCTATAATGTCGGCGGACGCAATGAGCGGCGCAATATCGACGTCGTCACCCGCGTCTGCGCGCTGATGGATGAGCTGCATCCGTCGGGTACACCGCATGAGAAGCTGATCCAATATGTGACCGACCGCCCCGGCCACGACGCCCGTTATGCCATCGACGCGACGCGGCTGGAAACCGAACTCGGCTGGAAGGCCCAGGAAAATTTCGAGACCGGCATCGAGAAAACCGTGAAATGGTATCTTGAAAACCGCTGGTGGTGGGAACCGTTGCGCCAGGGCTATGATGGCAGCCGCCTTGGCCTGCTGAAAGCCGCGAGCAAATGA
- a CDS encoding gene transfer agent family protein, with amino-acid sequence MPWADGDYIFRLGWGELEGLQEACDAGPYVILDRLQTSTWRVGDISHVIRFGLIGGGKTPVEALTLVRKWVEARPPAENLLFAQAILTAGIVGAPDEKPGEADAANQKGAMPSTTFPTES; translated from the coding sequence ATGCCTTGGGCGGATGGTGATTACATCTTCCGCCTCGGCTGGGGGGAGCTGGAAGGATTGCAGGAAGCCTGCGATGCCGGGCCGTATGTGATCCTCGACCGGCTCCAGACCAGCACCTGGCGCGTGGGCGATATCTCCCATGTGATCCGCTTCGGGCTGATCGGCGGTGGCAAGACCCCGGTCGAGGCGCTTACTCTGGTGCGCAAATGGGTTGAGGCCCGCCCGCCCGCTGAAAATCTGCTGTTTGCCCAGGCGATCCTGACAGCCGGCATTGTCGGCGCACCGGATGAAAAACCGGGGGAGGCCGACGCGGCAAATCAAAAGGGGGCAATGCCCTCGACGACCTTCCCAACGGAAAGTTGA
- a CDS encoding phage tail tube protein, with translation MAQATTMRGGKIRVLLGNSATPIVYSAPCGFTQRSVSLDKGLEESSIPDCDDPDTVDWIGRDASSLSMSISGEGVLAQESVETWLDAWEDIDSIPVKVEWEFPAKTITWTGRMHVEKFEGAGDNGKRATASISMQSDGKMTRVVTPK, from the coding sequence ATGGCACAAGCAACCACCATGCGTGGCGGGAAGATCCGTGTTCTGCTCGGAAATTCCGCCACCCCTATCGTCTATTCCGCCCCTTGCGGCTTTACCCAGCGGTCGGTGTCTCTCGACAAGGGCCTGGAGGAAAGCTCCATCCCTGACTGCGATGATCCCGATACCGTCGATTGGATTGGCCGTGATGCCTCGTCGCTCTCTATGTCGATTTCCGGAGAAGGTGTTCTGGCGCAGGAAAGCGTTGAGACCTGGCTCGATGCCTGGGAAGACATCGACAGCATTCCGGTCAAGGTCGAATGGGAGTTCCCGGCCAAGACCATCACCTGGACTGGCCGCATGCATGTCGAGAAGTTCGAAGGTGCTGGCGACAACGGCAAGCGCGCCACGGCCAGCATCTCGATGCAGAGTGACGGCAAGATGACCCGCGTGGTCACCCCGAAATGA
- the rfbC gene encoding dTDP-4-dehydrorhamnose 3,5-epimerase, whose translation MQFEETKLSGVFLITPKRFGDARGYFMETFRASLFESEVGSFTFVQDNKSFSAEVGTVRGLHFQLDPRAQGKLVSCAAGALLDVAVDIRQGSPTYGQMVKAELTAENGCQLWVPPGFAHGFCTLQPNTVISYKVTDYYSPDHDRGLLWNDPALAIDWPVTEDNAILSDKDKKQPKLSELETNFVYRP comes from the coding sequence ATGCAGTTTGAAGAAACGAAGCTTTCTGGCGTTTTTCTGATCACTCCAAAGCGGTTTGGGGATGCGCGCGGCTATTTCATGGAAACCTTCCGCGCCAGCCTGTTTGAAAGCGAAGTGGGATCTTTCACCTTCGTTCAGGACAACAAGTCGTTTTCGGCAGAGGTTGGCACGGTGCGCGGCCTGCATTTCCAGCTGGACCCGAGGGCGCAGGGAAAGCTGGTTTCCTGCGCGGCGGGCGCGTTGTTGGATGTCGCTGTCGACATCCGCCAGGGCTCGCCAACCTACGGCCAGATGGTGAAAGCCGAACTGACCGCCGAAAACGGCTGCCAGCTTTGGGTGCCGCCGGGCTTTGCTCATGGCTTCTGCACATTACAGCCCAATACCGTGATCAGCTACAAGGTGACGGATTATTACAGCCCGGATCATGACCGGGGCCTGTTGTGGAACGATCCGGCGCTGGCGATCGACTGGCCGGTGACGGAAGATAATGCCATTCTGTCTGACAAGGACAAGAAGCAGCCGAAACTGAGCGAGCTTGAGACGAATTTCGTCTATCGGCCTTAA
- a CDS encoding gp53-like domain-containing protein, which produces MALRSDYRAGTISVATGATAVTGSGTAWLTAGFAEGDQLFADGYCGIVGAVTSDTALTLAQPWRGGMLNGAAYRLRYQGDGSRISAQARQLIDLLGNSGNLEALGGLQGLANRLSYFTGSGQMGLTTLTAFARSLLDDADAATARATLGAVQQGGGTSQGPNIVRLGWAADGSGLLAQVDATPMGALWTNAYVEGDPAARRAKLGAQANLGFTPVQQGGGTGQGVNKIFLGWDNTSLRGQVDYVDIGRIWSDFGSGRQMAATGYQRIPGGPLIQWGSSMNSNYSDYYQPLPVAFTSACWAVAPVADNVMPAANALSITVSQLTKNGFDIRSRVLSAGGALSGHVGTLVHWIAIGD; this is translated from the coding sequence ATGGCGCTGCGCAGTGATTATAGGGCGGGCACGATCTCGGTTGCCACAGGCGCAACGGCCGTCACCGGCTCCGGCACGGCCTGGTTAACGGCGGGCTTTGCCGAAGGGGATCAGCTGTTTGCCGATGGATATTGCGGGATTGTCGGCGCGGTCACCAGCGACACGGCGCTGACATTGGCCCAGCCCTGGCGGGGTGGAATGCTGAATGGCGCGGCCTACCGACTGCGCTATCAGGGTGACGGGTCGCGGATCTCGGCGCAAGCCCGGCAGTTGATCGATCTTCTAGGCAATTCCGGCAATCTCGAAGCGCTCGGGGGCTTGCAGGGGCTCGCCAACCGGCTCAGCTATTTTACTGGATCGGGGCAAATGGGGCTTACCACCCTGACCGCCTTTGCTCGCTCGCTGCTTGACGATGCGGATGCGGCGACAGCACGCGCAACGTTAGGTGCTGTTCAACAGGGCGGGGGGACCAGCCAAGGCCCTAACATTGTTAGGCTCGGGTGGGCGGCTGATGGGTCGGGATTGTTGGCGCAGGTCGATGCCACGCCGATGGGTGCCCTTTGGACAAACGCTTATGTCGAGGGCGATCCTGCTGCCAGACGCGCAAAGCTCGGAGCGCAAGCTAATCTCGGCTTTACGCCTGTCCAGCAGGGCGGTGGAACCGGGCAAGGCGTCAACAAAATCTTCTTGGGTTGGGACAACACCTCGCTGCGAGGCCAGGTCGACTACGTCGATATCGGTCGGATCTGGTCAGATTTTGGGTCCGGCCGACAGATGGCCGCGACTGGCTACCAGAGGATACCAGGCGGCCCGCTGATCCAATGGGGATCATCCATGAACAGCAACTACAGCGACTATTACCAGCCGCTTCCGGTTGCTTTCACATCGGCATGTTGGGCGGTGGCGCCGGTTGCGGACAACGTCATGCCGGCGGCCAATGCTCTTTCGATCACGGTCTCGCAACTCACCAAGAACGGCTTTGATATTCGCTCGCGGGTTCTTTCAGCAGGCGGTGCGCTTAGCGGCCACGTCGGCACTTTAGTCCATTGGATAGCGATAGGAGATTGA
- a CDS encoding GNAT family N-acetyltransferase — translation MVRSGTPADRFSVVNLLRQSHAAAGYAFRFEAARADALYRLHLDNPMACALLLERDGSVCGLLLASAFDHPFGAGLMAKETVWFIAPQARGRSGLIMLDAYEAWAKSIGCTSIGMAALTTNDVSSLYVRRGYVPAETHFIKPL, via the coding sequence ATGGTTAGGTCTGGCACCCCGGCTGACCGCTTTTCTGTCGTCAATCTCTTGCGGCAAAGCCATGCGGCGGCGGGCTATGCCTTCCGGTTCGAGGCGGCGCGGGCCGATGCGCTGTACCGGCTGCACCTCGATAATCCGATGGCCTGCGCGTTGCTGCTGGAACGCGATGGCAGCGTGTGCGGCCTGTTGCTGGCATCGGCCTTCGATCATCCCTTCGGCGCTGGCCTGATGGCCAAGGAAACGGTGTGGTTCATTGCACCGCAGGCGCGGGGTCGCTCCGGCCTTATCATGCTCGATGCCTATGAGGCATGGGCCAAATCCATCGGCTGCACCTCGATCGGCATGGCGGCGCTTACCACCAACGATGTGTCGAGCCTCTATGTCCGGCGTGGCTATGTGCCTGCCGAGACCCATTTTATAAAACCCCTCTAA
- the rfbA gene encoding glucose-1-phosphate thymidylyltransferase RfbA yields the protein MKGIILAGGSGTRLHPMTLVTSKQLMPVYDKPMIYYPLSTLMLAGIRDILIISTPKDLPNFQSLLGDGSKWGISLTYAEQPSPDGLAQAYIIGADFVGSNPSCLILGDNIFYGHGVNDLFRSAVAGNDGATVFAYHVNDPERYGVVEFDEDLKAISIEEKPQAPRSSWAVTGLYFYDKDAVDIAANLKPSARGELEITDVNRVYLERGRLNVVKMGRGYAWLDTGTPDSLLDASEFVATLERRQGFKISCPEEIAYRLGFIDAAQLEKLGLQYGKSSYGQYLLKKVL from the coding sequence ATGAAGGGTATCATTCTAGCCGGTGGCAGCGGCACCCGCCTGCATCCCATGACGCTTGTTACCTCCAAGCAGCTCATGCCGGTATATGACAAGCCGATGATCTACTATCCGCTGTCGACACTGATGCTGGCCGGCATCCGCGACATCCTGATCATCTCGACGCCGAAGGACCTGCCGAATTTCCAGAGCCTGTTGGGTGACGGATCGAAGTGGGGAATTTCCTTGACCTATGCCGAGCAGCCGTCACCGGACGGTCTTGCTCAGGCCTATATTATCGGCGCGGATTTCGTCGGCTCTAATCCGTCCTGCTTGATCCTCGGGGACAATATTTTCTATGGCCATGGTGTCAACGACCTGTTCAGAAGTGCAGTTGCCGGCAATGACGGGGCAACCGTATTTGCCTATCACGTCAATGATCCCGAGCGGTACGGCGTCGTCGAATTCGACGAGGATTTGAAGGCCATCTCCATCGAGGAAAAGCCGCAGGCGCCGCGCTCGAGCTGGGCCGTGACCGGGCTTTATTTCTACGACAAGGATGCCGTTGATATCGCTGCAAACCTGAAGCCATCGGCGCGTGGCGAGCTGGAAATCACCGACGTCAACCGCGTGTATCTAGAACGCGGTCGGCTGAACGTGGTGAAGATGGGCCGTGGCTATGCCTGGCTCGACACCGGCACGCCAGATAGCCTGCTGGATGCCTCCGAATTCGTCGCCACGCTGGAGCGCCGCCAGGGCTTCAAGATTTCCTGCCCGGAAGAGATCGCCTATCGGCTTGGCTTTATCGATGCAGCCCAATTGGAGAAGCTCGGGCTGCAATATGGCAAGAGTTCTTACGGCCAATACCTGCTGAAAAAAGTGCTCTGA